A single Ignavibacteriales bacterium DNA region contains:
- a CDS encoding metal-dependent transcriptional regulator, with product MKNVSTEDYLSVIYKNRNESGEIKPNVIADKLSISNAAVTDMVKKLSKEGLINYTPYKGISLTEEGNSYAKTLVRRHRIWELFLFQIVGLPWEKVHDEAEKLEHCASDELINRMEEMLNFPEFDPHGDPIPDKNGRIPVSPSQFPLTLAGEGAVVSVLRVNDSDNSFLAHISNLGIDLKSEIFVKEVINYDGSMVAECNGNTFTISQKTASNIFVESLSEKRSNTL from the coding sequence ATGAAGAATGTATCAACAGAAGATTACCTCAGCGTAATTTATAAGAACCGGAATGAGTCAGGAGAGATAAAGCCGAATGTAATTGCGGATAAACTCTCAATCTCCAATGCTGCCGTAACGGATATGGTCAAAAAGCTATCTAAGGAGGGGCTGATTAACTATACTCCGTATAAGGGTATATCGCTTACTGAGGAGGGTAATTCATACGCAAAAACTCTTGTAAGGAGGCACAGAATCTGGGAATTGTTCCTTTTCCAGATTGTTGGCCTGCCCTGGGAAAAGGTTCACGATGAGGCGGAAAAGCTTGAACACTGTGCTTCAGATGAACTGATTAACCGGATGGAAGAGATGCTTAATTTCCCCGAGTTTGATCCTCACGGCGACCCCATTCCTGATAAAAATGGCAGAATACCGGTCAGCCCTAGCCAGTTTCCTCTAACGCTTGCAGGGGAAGGAGCTGTTGTTTCGGTTCTCAGGGTCAATGACTCAGATAATTCGTTTCTAGCCCATATTTCCAATCTGGGTATTGATTTGAAATCCGAAATCTTTGTTAAAGAAGTAATTAATTATGACGGATCCATGGTTGCCGAGTGTAACGGAAACACATTTACCATAAGCCAGAAGACGGCTTCAAATATTTTTGTTGAATCTTTAAGTGAAAAGAGGAGCAATACTCTATGA
- a CDS encoding APC family permease translates to MDKFLLRLWVYLREFFQNGAHLQEKLKRELNLTQSTALNMIDMVGIGPFIVVPLVIQEMNGPQAMLAWVLGAFLSFLDGFVWAELGAAYPNAGGTYSFLKNIYGEKGPGRYFSFLFIWQTIIQAPLVVASGAIGFAQYFTYLAPIDPLMQKAVSGALVLLLVLLLYRRIGEVGNISVLLWIGVVGTMVWIIFGGVTHFDPAKAFDYPEGAFTFDLVFFAALGSATIKTIYTYLGYYNVCHLGSEVKNPEKIIPQSMFISIAGIAVLYLIMQMSFLGVIHWEEIKNSQFVVSLFMERIYGTTAAKIVTLLILWIAFSSLFAVLVGYTRIPYAAALDGNFFKVFGEVHPVKNFPHKSLLILGGIAFVFSLLFRLKDVIAAILAMRILVQFVNQTIGLIYLHKKGVRENFPYKMPLFPLPPLISLLVWIGLFLSTGFNFIAGGLGMIMLGSIVYFFRAYRQKEWPFAQQL, encoded by the coding sequence ATGGATAAATTTCTTCTCCGTTTATGGGTATATTTGCGGGAATTTTTTCAAAACGGAGCTCATTTGCAGGAAAAGCTTAAACGAGAACTTAATCTTACCCAGTCAACCGCCCTGAATATGATTGACATGGTGGGTATTGGACCCTTTATAGTTGTTCCATTAGTTATTCAGGAGATGAACGGCCCTCAGGCAATGTTAGCCTGGGTTCTGGGAGCTTTTCTCTCCTTTCTGGATGGATTCGTCTGGGCTGAACTCGGGGCTGCCTATCCAAACGCGGGAGGTACATATTCATTTTTGAAAAATATTTACGGGGAAAAAGGCCCGGGGAGGTATTTCTCGTTTCTTTTCATCTGGCAGACGATTATCCAGGCCCCTCTGGTGGTTGCTTCAGGGGCAATCGGTTTTGCTCAGTACTTCACCTATCTGGCACCTATTGATCCTCTTATGCAAAAGGCAGTCTCCGGTGCTCTGGTGCTTCTCCTTGTACTTCTGCTTTACAGGAGGATTGGAGAAGTAGGCAATATTTCTGTACTTCTCTGGATTGGCGTCGTAGGAACCATGGTCTGGATTATATTCGGCGGGGTTACTCATTTTGATCCGGCTAAAGCTTTTGATTACCCTGAAGGTGCTTTCACCTTCGACCTGGTATTTTTTGCGGCACTTGGCAGCGCCACGATTAAAACGATATATACCTATCTGGGTTACTATAATGTCTGCCATCTTGGTTCCGAAGTTAAGAATCCTGAGAAGATAATCCCGCAAAGCATGTTTATTTCTATTGCGGGTATTGCAGTGCTCTATCTGATAATGCAGATGAGTTTTCTCGGCGTTATTCACTGGGAGGAAATTAAAAACAGCCAGTTTGTTGTGAGCCTGTTCATGGAAAGAATTTACGGCACCACTGCAGCTAAAATAGTTACTCTGCTGATACTCTGGATAGCATTCTCTTCCCTCTTTGCCGTCCTTGTGGGCTATACACGCATTCCCTATGCAGCAGCTCTGGACGGAAATTTCTTCAAGGTATTCGGCGAAGTGCATCCGGTAAAAAATTTTCCTCATAAATCGCTCCTGATTCTGGGAGGTATTGCATTCGTATTCAGCCTGCTCTTCCGGCTGAAGGATGTCATTGCGGCAATTCTGGCTATGAGAATACTTGTTCAGTTTGTTAATCAGACTATTGGATTAATATATCTTCATAAAAAAGGGGTCAGGGAGAACTTCCCTTACAAAATGCCATTGTTTCCACTTCCCCCGCTAATCTCCCTTCTTGTATGGATAGGGTTGTTTTTGTCAACCGGATTTAATTTTATAGCCGGAGGTCTGGGGATGATTATGCTGGGAAGCATTGTTTATTTTTTCAGAGCATACAGACAAAAAGAATGGCCATTCGCGCAGCAGCTTTAA